In Anaerolineae bacterium, the DNA window TGGTGATGATGATGTTGATCCCCAGCCGCAGTAGCCGGCGGGCTTCCTCTTCATCGTCCACGGTCCACACGTTCACCTTATAGCGGTTGCGGCGCGCCCATTCCATGTAGCGCTTGTCCACCATCGGGTAATACGGGTGCATGGCCTGGAAGGGGATGATGTATCGCGCCCAGGCGCGCCGCAGGTGAATGGGCTGTTCGTCATAGTACAGCAGTCCCAGGTCCACCCGCGGGTCCAGCCGGCGCATGCGCCACAGCGCGGCCGGGTTAAAAGAGGAGACGATGACGCGATCGTAGAGGTCGAACTCGCGGACTAACTGCGCCACGCGGCGTTCCAGGCCGTTGTCCCGCAGGCTGTCCGATTTCAGCTCCACGTTAAAGAGCAGGCGCCGGCCCAGCCGCTCGAACAGCTCGCGCAGGGTGGGGATGCGCTGGCCGGCGAAGGTCGGCGAGAACCAGGAGCC includes these proteins:
- a CDS encoding glycerophosphodiester phosphodiesterase, yielding MREEYYARPLVFGHRGASAAAPENTMAAFELAAEMGADGVELDVQLSKDGEAVICHDFFVDKTTNGRGRVDSFTVQELRALDAGSWFSPTFAGQRIPTLRELFERLGRRLLFNVELKSDSLRDNGLERRVAQLVREFDLYDRVIVSSFNPAALWRMRRLDPRVDLGLLYYDEQPIHLRRAWARYIIPFQAMHPYYPMVDKRYMEWARRNRYKVNVWTVDDEEEARRLLRLGINIIITNRPDAIRRVVEEMAG